The following are encoded in a window of Brachyhypopomus gauderio isolate BG-103 chromosome 18, BGAUD_0.2, whole genome shotgun sequence genomic DNA:
- the slc25a14 gene encoding brain mitochondrial carrier protein 1 — protein sequence MANLNWKPFVYGGMASIVAEFGTFPIDLTKTRLQVQGQSQCMEVRYRGMFHALLRIGREEGVRALYSGISPALLRQASYGTIKIGTYNTLKKLFVSHPEEETMVINVFCGVVSGVLSSSLANPTDVLKIRMQAQGSLLQGSMMANFINIYQTEGTRGLWRGVIPTAQRAAIVVGVELPVYDITKKHLIRSGLMGDTVLTHFISSFACGLAGALASNPVDVVRTRMMNQRVLAGNLLYKGTLDGLMQTWRNEGFFALYKGFWPNWLRLGPWNIIFFITYEQLKKLPL from the exons ATGGCAAACCTGAACTGGAAACCGTTTGTCTACGGGGGGATGGCCTCTATCGTCGCCGAATTTG GTACCTTCCCCATCGACCTGACGAAAACGCGCCTGCAGGTACAAGGCCAGTCCCAGTGTATGGAGGTGCGATACAGAGGCATGTTCCACGCCCTGCTCCGGATTGGACGGGAGGAGGGCGTCCGGGCGCTGTACTCCGG GATTTCGCCCGCGCTCCTAAGACAAGCCTCGTATGGAACGATTAAGATCGGCACGTACAACACACTTAAGAAGCTGTTTGTGAGCCATCCTGAAG AGGAGACCATGGTTATCAACGTGTTCTGTGGCGTGGTGTCTGGAGTTCTGTCCTCCTCCTTAGCAAACCCCACTGATGTGCTTAAG ATACGCATGCAGGCTCAGGGCAGTCTGCTGCAGGGCAGCATGATGGCCAACTTCATCAACATCTACCAGACAGAGGGAACCAGAGGCCTGTGGAGG GGTGTCATCCCCACAGCACAACGAGCAGCTATTGTGGTTGGTGTAGAGCTTCCTGTTTATGACATCACCAAGAAGCACCTGATTCGTTCCGGTCTCATGGGAGACACTGTGTTGACTCACTTCAT ttccAGTTTTGCTTGTGGACTGGCAGGGGCACTAGCCTCTAACCCTGTGGATGTGGTGAGGACTCGAATGATGAACCAGCGTGTGCTGGCTGGGAACCTTCTATATAAAGGCACACTAGATGGACTCATGCAGACCTGGAGGAACGAAGGATTCTTTGCCCTCTACAAGGGTTTCTGGCCCAACTGGCTACGCCTGGGTCCGTGGAACATCATT TTCTTTATCACCTATGAACAGCTGAAGAAGCTTCCTTTATAG
- the gpr119 gene encoding glucose-dependent insulinotropic receptor produces the protein MGTVVTRNGTVSLMNGRENYLENLTSASLGLTETDITVMGWILTVGSFLIISTNLLVAVALVLLIHKRGSQNWCFVLNLSVADILVGLAITGIANDMVKGRLSSTHKEACLLRMAFVIAPSAASILTMFLISVDRYAAIKLPLRYQQLMDRRVIASALACLWLLSTVVGFLPSVVEEMQDGRYGSVCTLFSVIDPQSIIVVFCVTFFPVLSVFIYCYLDILKIACGHQRRILQTAQASSRCVPASHYWGHVKALRTVAVLVGCFTLCWCPFFVVSVVQVLCQPCELYRFLEYHLWLLGLSNSLINPLVYAFWQKEVRQQLCCMFARIKANHCCMKVSERSHTDHTAATQTRNPFEQALHCSFVFWKPATMPQAAPNF, from the coding sequence ATGGGAACAGTGGTCACTCGGAATGGGACCGTGTCTTTGATGAACGGGAGGGAGAACTACTTGGAAAATTTGACTTCAGCCTCTCTTGGTCTGACAGAAACAGACATTACAGTTATGGGTTGGATTCTCACCGTGGGATCTTTTCTGATCATCTCCACCAACCTCCTGGTAGCCGTCGCCTTGGTCTTGCTGATCCACAAGAGGGGGAGCCAGAACTGGTGCTTTGTCCTGAACCTGTCCGTGGCCGACATCCTGGTGGGCCTGGCCATTACGGGCATAGCAAATGACATGGTGAAAGGACGCCTGTCCTCCACGCACAAGGAGGCGTGCTTGCTCCGCATGGCCTTCGTCATCGCGCCCTCCGCGGCctccatcctcaccatgttcttaATCTCAGTCGATCGGTACGCGGCCATCAAGCTGCCATTGCGCTACCAGCAACTCATGGACAGGAGGGTAATAGCCAGCGCTTTGGCCTGCCTGTGGCTGCTCTCCACCGTGGTGGGCTTCCTGCCGAGCGTGGTGGAGGAGATGCAGGACGGTCGCTACGGCAGCGTGTGCACCTTGTTCTCCGTCATCGACCCGCAGAGCATCATTGTGGTCTTCTGCGTCACCTTCTTCCCAGTGCTCTCCGTCTTCATCTACTGCTACCTGGACATCCTGAAAATCGCCTGCGGCCATCAGCGTCGCATCCTGCAGACCGCGCAAGCCAGTTCCCGCTGCGTGCCGGCCAGTCACTATTGGGGGCACGTCAAGGCCCTGAGGACCGTCGCTGTGCTGGTGGGCTGCTTCACGCTCTGCTGGTGCCCGTTCTTTGTGGTGAGCGTTGTGCAGGTGCTGTGCCAGCCGTGCGAGCTTTACCGGTTTTTAGAGTACCATCTCTGGTTGCTGGGTCTCTCCAACTCCCTCATCAACCCCCTGGTCTATGCCTTCTGGCAAAAGGAGGTGCGGCAGCAGCTCTGCTGTATGTTTGCTCGCATCAAAGCCAATCATTGCTGCATGAAGGTCTCAGAAAGATCCCACACGGACCACACAGCTGCCACTCAGACTAGAAACCCTTTTGAACAGGCTTTGCATTGCTCGTTTGTTTTTTGGAAACCTGCCACAATGCCTCAGGCTGCACCAAATTTTTGA
- the rbmx2 gene encoding RNA-binding motif protein, X-linked 2 — protein MNPLTKVKLINELNEREANLGVKDSVSWHSEYKDSAWIFIGGCPYELTEGDLICVFSQYGEIVNINLVRDKKTGKSKGFCFLCYEDQRSTILAVDNFNGIKIKGRTIRVDHVSNYRPPKDSEDIDDITKHLREEGCAPKLPTAMSAESGSEEEYLVPVKKPKKEKKEKKKKKKEKKEKKKALKEERCEAQAGSPSAVKKQREAYEKYTPKELPEGGARGERLGQEARNPWDRLEEEDRSRDQQCSGRRGERDRGDDGRGERDRGDDRRGERDRGDDRRGERDRGDDG, from the exons ATGAA CCCGCTGACCAAAGTGAAGCTGATTAATGAACTGAACGAAAGAGAAGCGAATCTGGGCGTGAAGGACTCGGTGTCTTGGCACAGCGAGTATAAGGACAGTGCTTGGATCTTCATCG GTGGATGTCCATATGAGCTCACGGAGGGAGACCTCATCTGTGTTTTCTCTCA GTATGGAGAGATTGTCAACATTAACTTAGTACGAGATAAAAAGACAGGCAAGTCAAAAGGCTTCTGCTTTCTTTGCTATGAGGATCAAAGGAGCACCATCTTGGCAGTGGATAACTTTAATGGCATCAAG ATCAAAGGGCGTACCATACGCGTGGACCATGTGTCAAATTACCGGCCTCCCAAGGATTCAGAAGACATCGATGATATCACCAAGCACTTGCGGGAGGAAGGCTGTGCTCCCAAGCTGCCCACTGCTATGTCAGCCGAGTCAGGGTCTGAGGAAGAGTATCTTGTACCTGTGAAGAAACCAAAAAAGG agaaaaaagaaaagaagaaaaagaagaaggagaaaaaagaaaaaaagaaggcattgaaggaggagaggtgtgaggcaCAAGCTGGGTCTCCTTCAGCAGTGAAAAAACAGAGGGAGGCATATGAGAAGTACACGCCGAAGGAGCTGCCAGAAGGGGGCGCCAGAGGGGAGCGACTTGGGCAAGAGGCAAGAAATCCATGGGACCGACTAGAAGAAGAGGACCGATCCAGAGACCAACAATGCAGtggcaggagaggagagagagacaggggggatgacgggagaggagagagagacaggggggatgacaggagaggagagagagacaggggggatgacaggagaggagagagagacaggggggatgacggg